A window of the Diabrotica undecimpunctata isolate CICGRU chromosome 1, icDiaUnde3, whole genome shotgun sequence genome harbors these coding sequences:
- the LOC140442998 gene encoding putative peptidyl-prolyl cis-trans isomerase dodo, whose translation MADEQLPAGWEKRLSRSTGQHYYLNIYTKESQWDAPDKPAEPVSSSGPEQVQCSHLLVKHKDSRRPSSWREENIVRTKDEALDIVKSYREQIAQGKNSFAELASKYSDCSSAKRGGDLGPFGKGAMQKPFEDAAFALKVGELSEPVFTDSGVHIILRTV comes from the exons atgGCGGACGAACAATTACCTGCCGGGTGGGAAAAACGTCTTAGTAGATCAACTG GTCAACATTATTATTTGAATATATATACGAAAGAATCTCAATGGGATGCTCCTGATAAGCCAGCAGAACCAGTGTCATCTAGTGGTCCAGAACAAGTCCAATGTTCACATTTGTTGGTCAAACATAAAGATTCTAGAAGGCCTTCTTCATGGAGGGAAGAGAACATTGTGCGCACAAAAGATGAAGCTCTAGATATCGTTAAAT CATATAGAGAACAAATTGCTCAAGGTAAAAACTCATTTGCTGAGTTAGCGTCAAAATACTCAGACTGTTCCTCTGCCAAAAGGGGTGGTGATTTGGGACCATTCGGTAAAGGAGCTATGCAGAAACCTTTTGAAGATGCCGCTTTTGCACTTAAGGTTGGAGAACTCTCAGAACCTGTGTTCACAGATTCAGGAGTACACATTATATTGCGCACTGTCTAA
- the mRpS29 gene encoding small ribosomal subunit protein mS29, giving the protein MFKFNVLIRVFPKNVLPRKVPVCNLSSAPILLNIEKLQRFRTSESDCLKHTSDHIAQFYQISEKEKKQIFLHGGIPKSFNVQTKTFNETCLMIRQPSLDIINCLKTVDYSKPIVRFVLYGKKGSGKTLCLAHVLHYAHKAGYLIVHIPWLGNWMRRCQEYSNSDTKEGFVDLNIDAAAWLLHFKTQNSHILSNPEAKTTKEYAWSKREITQKDSPLSELIDHGINRVKYASDTVVALCDEIKTLSVRGVFKTLVAVDGFNAFFYPNTRVYTEKKEMVHPQKVTLTEGFMNLTKFDWNNGAVVVTVDEIAIAEKDQISHMPRYLLGKDGFEHLDPFVPVHVPGYSKKELTSCMDYYRERKWVKDYPGLDEEVQFVSGSNPYRLMKVCAPL; this is encoded by the exons ATGTTTAAGTTTAATGTCCTAATCAGAGTGTTTCCAAAAAATGTATTACCTCGTAAAGTACCAGTGTGTAATCTATCAAGTGCTCCAATACttctaaatattgaaaaattgcAAAGGTTTAGAACTAGTGAATCAGACTGTTTAAAACACACAAGTGACCATATCGCTCAATTCTATCAAATATCAGAGAAGGAAAAAAAACAGATCTTTTTGCATGGCGGTATTCCGAAATCGTTTAATGTACAAACTAAAACATTCAATGAAACTTGTTTGATGATCAGACAACCCTCCCTAGACATTATAAATTGCCTAAAGACTGTTGATTATTCCAAACCCATAGTACGATTTGTTTTGTATGGCAAAAAAGGTAGCGGTAAGACGCTTTGTTTGGCTCATGTTCTACATTATGCTCACAAAGCAGGTTACCTCATTGTACATATACCATGGCTGGGCAATTGGATGCGTAGATGTCAAGAATATAGCAACAGTGATACCAAAGAAGGTTTTGTTGATTTGAATATAGATGCTGCCGCTTGGTTGCTACATTTCAAAACACAGAATTCCCATATACTCTCAAACCCAGAGGCAAAAACTACTAAAGAATATGCTTGGAGTAAGAGAGAAATAACTCAGAAGGATTCTCCTCTTTCTGAACTTATTGATCACGGAATAAACAGG GTGAAATATGCTTCAGATACTGTAGTAGCCTTATGTGATGAAATTAAAACACTCTCTGTTAGAGGAGTATTCAAAACATTGGTAGCAGTTGATGGATTCAATGCCTTCTTTTATCCTAACACCAGAGTATACACAGAGAAAAAAGAAATGGTACATCCTCAAAAAGTGACCCTTACCGAAGGTTTTATGAATTTAACAAAGTTTGATTGGAATAATGGAGCTGTTGTTGTGACTGTAGATGAAATAGCAATTGCTGAAAAAGATCAGATATCACATATGCCTAG gTATTTGCTCGGCAAAGATGGTTTTGAACATCTAGATCCATTTGTTCCAGTACATGTGCCAGGCTACTCAAAAAAAGAACTGACCAGTTGTATGGATTATTACAGAGAAAGGAAATGGGTCAAAGATTATCCTGGATTAGATGAGGAAGTACAGTTTGTTAGTGGTTCTAATCCTTATAGATTAATGAAAGTTTGTGCACCATTATAG
- the LOC140442999 gene encoding uncharacterized protein, with amino-acid sequence MESQLLDFSVVKQKIIKTDELLNKYIEINNKLKKNVQTSKELKSQLERSQLEQERSEYSQKTLQSKYNDLESKYNEVMDQMVNLQRKYGEKLISSQTTIQDMQVELALLKELSDNSSNADMTIQELKKKIEEHEETEEQISKDNLRLEKEILNLQQQITRNKEEYDKNIQVLQREKDEISSRLYHTQSEQKEQLKKHAEICHFKDIKISQLEYQVSDVTALKELVKLLTFEKEQLKQESISKYIPKSVVSVGLQTDLISEPFFSNNLEFGESDMFLCDIFKEMINYTTLLSPLRSNSPEIEYCLDNVKNASHISANISSEEIKENNSLKGNDDIHVNNSTYENGIAVSHSMEDDEDYMLVDSGISSFCTPITPLSDISKDYFSNKSDFEDFNKIKNKRYKKARYLKQRRKTISKMKHFLKRKKKLVNCDPVLSALKVLKQSNINFIISSEEIFSSVQNKSIKKVCQQLKIKTRNVEYLTCAQISCRQSCMLVEDGSLLGFFESNKNTTHCNEKISIESKQHNSISDLTNTLLPNCSPEVVLDKLAELVSEKLKNNKTHWPSTECNLEYLSESEAELRSLFSNSVLDTNGIIESDINIIDLKLSNEELIPRNISAEITSSTDAPLVENNRSISYSVSSDNGVSTCLPIQTESTNFINKHMVDYNCEKIIHPTQVSICEYNPKEPKTTDNITKMSIQHLSDKKNENHDKIATVEPFLELDVQTDKETDIIKSVSVKERCVDHTQNPTTIETKDCQSYDSLDMNKLSDIALKEEIGLNDAVNGITCTGSFNNATNDTTRNTLLNIYPQDNQDIIEGAYLSKEPPDKLESEKIDTVDLVEKSKNVSTQKASYNKEKALDLVINERKVELLETSVLPSVIDSGCLSKEPPDKLQSQKPITVDLVEKSKSSISTKNDSYNQEKALDLVINEPKVQILETYVLPSAIDSNENDHICCKTVKDGFSKIYSPKIYSDELDTHFQLPLPMDEDYNVELSHVPREASNCIDLPDDEGQDRCLIQNLRDFNHKLDLNLSFSFEERDENETTRTISRTPSPSIDSNSVYTMSPSNILDIYRIAPACISPLSPNSTLKDEVDEVEIKNETDQVKNIDLNNESISLKQMSPLKKCIDFLSNTGDSIMSDSTISPTSKCINYVLKHEQMLLPEIDSFLQQFESDKSFSDLNNSTNVVGSSCNQGLTKSPPNRKRISRFRSPTNCSARVPTPQKKSIKNLTKHFESANSEGSLVSQPSPNKNLTQVTSDSTTSIHIPAGLAILATKCNPAISTKPSINVFPENNHYLSAATSCMRASSSLETEMSIYSPLPLIARKCELFCNPSGSISPPIPKITYGLSSPVSSPVSPVVNCPESPDQVMLLQHETVYPKIIPLEKIEDDGLINKMKNKTPNNDSKCSEGDLKNNQPCIRSKYGRVIKVKKYPDYYDGSYDDIGKSTKFTKTSSVAESEDKNRHELEAKNESGSNEKMLVNKVDETSCSEQVIQVPDQAKKPKLAKKLTKLQSSVKRQMKQTQVMFRQPATNICDNKLEISDQPEEMETEISNKKIKIVQNVLIPPNASSPIDLLQSKRSVPDHNSNQIKPEPFAPQRSNCDVISSIISQMDKIRSHKTVIMSKRVSTPKSINEKEWRRGLLDIAETIYNRDINMPNIYGNRSFKKLGLLKRDAKVSAKIGFLLKKFSGLPSDEILPENIIVEFARLSVDYIIDIIIYQLSRDKDKPEDCYPAPLMTPTQRKFLRLLIQLEQKRINIIERFYCRIQYYVCRNDISVKVGIPLTRLFMGLCRLRADINMMRTFCCEAFYYAGEVAIPILFTVLTSWADVIPLYSEVDVYPMAKVLVQLVYVMKGKKPECNSYALRDLLDKYYGYPKERRDCDEFFQEIYQHYLEKPCESTEYAIRLYLKHKDKPWAYKKLNELFKPLIYKIPPENSNFKAANIILIGKLLKYFNSGMEFDKKCLVEMKLWFEGLLEDNSADPIVLQSVHYSLNLAIPRRIRNPELDIKKPKKPKPTPRSQIASNL; translated from the exons ATGGAGAGCCAATTATTGGATTTTAGTGTTGTTAAacagaaaataattaaaacaga TGAATTGTTGAATAAGTATATagaaattaataacaaacttaaaaAGAACGTACAGACAAGTAAAGAATTGAAATCTCAATTAGAAAGATCACAGCTAGAGCAAGAAAGAAGTGAGTATTCACAGAAAACGTTACAATCAAAGTACAATGATTTAGAAAGCAAATATAATGAAGTTATGGATCAGATGGTAAATTTACAAAGAAAATATGGCGAAAAATTAATTTCATCTCAAACAACTATACAAGATATGCAAGTTGAACTTGCATTGTTGAAAGAACTATCGGATAATTCGTCAAATGCGGATATGACCATCCAGGAATTAAAGAAAAAGATAGAAGAACACGAAGAGACTGAGGAACAGATTAGTAAAGATAACTTAAGGTtagaaaaagaaattttaaatctACAACAACAAATAACTCGTAATAAAGAAGAATATGATAAAAACATACAAGTCTTACAGAGGGAGAAAGATGAAATAAGTAGTCGTTTATATCATACACAAAGTGAG CAAAAAGAACAACTCAAGAAGCATGCTGAAATTTGCCATTTTAAGGATATAAAAATAAGTCAGTTAGAATATCAAGTATCTGATGTAACAGCTCTAAAGGAATTAGTTAAACTTCTCACATTTGAAAAAGAACAGCTGAAACAAGAAAGTATATCCAAATATATTCCCAAGTCAGTTGTAAGTGTTGGTTTGCAAACTGATCTGATTTCAGAACCATTTTTCAGTAATAATTTAGAATTTGGTGAATCTGATATGTTTCTATGTGATATCTTTAAAGAAATGATAAATTATACAACATTGTTATCACCACTAAGATCTAATTCACCTGAAATTGAATACTGTTTAGATAATGTAAAAAATGCATCTCATATATCTGCAAATATTTCtagtgaagaaataaaagaaaataattctcTTAAAGGGAATGATGATATACATGTAAATAATTCCACATATGAGAATGGTATTGCAGTTTCACACAGTATGGAAGATGACGAAGATTATATGCTAGTAGATTCAGGAATTTCATCTTTCTGTACACCAATCACACCACTTAGCGACATTAGCAAAGATTACTTTAGCAATAAATCAGATTTTGAAGactttaataaaatcaaaaataaacgatataaaaaggcaagatatttaaaacaaagaagGAAAACTATTTCCAAAATGAAACACTTtctaaagagaaaaaagaaactAGTAAATTGTGATCCAGTGCTAAGCgctttaaaagttttaaaacaatCTAACATTAACTTCATTATTTCCAGTGAAGAAATATTTTCTTCAGTTCAGAATAAGTCTATTAAAAAGGTGTGCCAACAACTTAAGATAAAAACCCGAAATGTTGAATATCTCACTTGTGCACAAATCAGTTGTAGACAAAGTTGTATGTTAGTTGAAGATGGCAGTTTGTTGGGATTCTTTGAATCTAACAAAAATACAACCCATTGTAATGAAAAAATATCAATAGAATCTAAACAACACAATTCTATTTCAGACTTAACAAATACACTGCTCCCTAATTGTTCTCCAGAAGTTGTCTTGGATAAGCTGGCAGAACTAGTGAGCGAGAAACTCAAAAATAATAAGACACATTGGCCTTCAACTGAATGTAACTTAGAATACCTATCCGAGTCAGAAGCAGAGTTACGAAGTTTATTTAGTAATTCTGTATTGGATACAAATGGAATAATAGAATCTGACATTAACATTATTGATTTAAAACTATCAAATGAGGAGCTAATTCCAAGGAATATCTCAGCAGAAATAACTTCCTCTACAGATGCTCCTTTAGTTGAAAATAATAGGAGTATTTCATATTCAGTAAGTTCTGATAATGGTGTCAGTACATGTCTTCCAATTCAAACAGAATCtaccaattttataaataaacatatggTAGATTATAATTGTGAAAAAATTATACACCCCACTCAGGTATCAATTTGTGAATATAATCCTAAAGAACCTAAAACTACtgataatattacaaaaatgagCATTCAACATTTGTcagataaaaaaaatgaaaatcatGATAAAATAGCAACTGTAGAACCATTTTTAGAACTAGATGTACAAACTGATAAAGAAACAGACATAATAAAATCTGTTTCTGTTAAAGAGAGATGTGTCGACCATACACAAAATCCCACTACAATAGAAACAAAAGATTGCCAAAGCTATGACAGTTTAGACATGAACAAACTATCTGACATTGCTTTGAAAGAAGAAATAGGACTGAATGATGCTGTTAATGGAATAACTTGCACTGGTAGCTTTAATAATGCAACTAATGATACTACAAGAAATACCCTTTTGAATATTTATCCACAGGATAATCAGGATATCATAGAAGGTGCCTATTTATCAAAAGAACCACCTGATAAATTAGAAAGTGAAAAAATAGATACTGTGGATCTTgttgaaaaatcaaaaaatgtatCTACACAAAAAGCTTCTTATAATAAAGAAAAAGCCTTAGATTTAGTAATAAATGAACGAAAAGTAGAACTATTGGAAACATCTGTGTTACCTTCAGTCATAGACTCTGGTTGTTTATCTAAAGAACCCCCTGATAAATTACAAAGTCAAAAACCAATTACTGTGGATCTTGTCGAAAAATCAAAAAGTAGTATTTCTACAAAAAATGATTCTTATAATCAAGAAAAAGCCTTAGATTTAGTAATAAATGAACCAAAAGTACAAATATTGGAAACATATGTGTTACCTTCAGCCATAGACTCAAATGAAAATGATCACATATGTTGTAAAACTGTTAAAGATGGTTTTAGCAAAATATATTCACCTAAAATTTATTCTGATGAATTGGATACCCATTTCCAACTGCCTCTTCCTATGGATGAAGACTATAATGTGGAACTGAGTCATGTTCCGAGGGAAGCTTCAAATTGTATCGACTTGCCTGATGATGAAGGTCAAGATAGATGCCTGATACAAAATTTAAGAGATTTTAATCATAAGCTTGATTTGAATTTGTCCTTTTCATTTGAAGAAAGAGACGAAAATGAAACTACTAGAACTATTTCTAGAACACCAAGCCCCAGCATAGACAGTAATTCTGTTTATACAATGTCTCCTTCAAATATTTTAGATATCTATAGGATAGCACCAGCATGTATCAGTCCACTAAGTCCAAATAGTACACTTAAAGATGAAGTTGATGAAGTAGAAATTAAAAATGAGACTGATCAAGTTAAGAATATTGATTTAAACAATGAAAGTATATCTTTAAAGCAAATGTCtccattaaaaaaatgtatagactTTCTGTCAAACACAGGAGATAGTATTATGTCAGATTCAACCATATCTCCAACTTCCAAATGcataaattatgttttaaaacatGAACAAATGTTACTGCCAGAGATAGATTCATTTTTACAACAATTCGAATCTGATAAAAGCTTTAGTGACTTGAATAATTCCACAAATGTTGTTGGAAGTTCTTGTAATCAGGGTCTCACTAAATCTCCACCCAATAGAAAAAGAATATCACGGTTTCGATCACCAACAAATTGTTCTGCCAGAGTTCCAACTCCCCAAAAGAAAAgcattaaaaatttaacaaaacattTTGAATCAGCTAATTCAGAAGGGTCTCTTGTGTCACAACCATCTCCAAATAAAAATTTGACTCAAGTTACTTCTGATTCAACAACTTCTATTCACATTCCGGCAGGGCTTGCAATACTTGCAACCAAATGCAATCCTGCCATATCTACTAAGCCTTCTATAAATGTTTTTCCAGAAAATAATCATTACTTATCAGCTGCTACTTCTTGTATGCGAGCTAGTTCTTCTCTTGAAACTGAAATGTCAATTTATTCTCCATTACCTCTTATTGCAAGAAAATGTGAATTGTTTTGTAATCCTAGTGGAAGTATCTCTCCACCAATACCTAAAATCACATATGGATTGTCTTCacctgtttcttctccagtgtcTCCAGTAGTAAACTGTCCTGAATCACCTGACCAAGTAATGCTGTTGCAACATGAAACTGTGTATCCAAAAATTATACCACTGGAGAAAATTGAAGATGATGGTTTAATAAATAAGATGAAAAACAAAACTCCTAATAATGATAGTAAATGTAGTGAAGGTGATCTAAAGAATAATCAACCATGTATTAGGAGCAAATATGGACGAGtgataaaagttaaaaaataccCTGATTACTATGATGGTAGTTATGATGACATAGGTAAATCCACAAAATTCACAAAAACATCATCTGTAGCTGAATCAGAAGACAAAAATAGACATGAATTGGAAGCTAAAAATGAAAGTGGAAGCAATGAAAAAATGTTAGTGAACAAAGTAGATGAAACAAGTTGTAGTGAACAGGTCATTCAAGTGCCAGATCAGGCAAAGAAACCAAAACTAGCTAAAAAGTTGACAAAACTTCAGTCTAGTGTAAAGAGACAAATGAAACAGACACAAGTTATGTTTCGACAACCAGCAACAAATATCTGTGATAATAAGTTAGAGATTTCAGACCAACCAGAAGAAATGGAAACAGAAATTAgcaataagaaaattaaaattgtccAAAATGTGCTCATACCTCCAAATGCAAGTTCTCCCATTGATCTACTGCAATCCAAAAGGTCAGTTCCTGATCATAATTCTAACCAGATAAAACCAGAGCCCTTTGCTCCACAGCGAAGTAATTGTGATGTAATATCTTCTATTATAAGCCAAATGGACAAAATTAGGTCCCATAAAACTGTGATTATGTCTAAAAGGGTATCAACTCCTAAAAGTATCAACGAAAAGGAATGGAGGAGAGGATTGCTAGATATAGCAGAAACCATTTACAATAGAGATATTAATATGCCAAATATTTACGGTAATAGAAGCTTCAAAAAATTAGGATTATTGAAGAGGGACGCGAAAGTATCAG ccaAGATTGGGTTTTTGCTGAAGAAATTTTCGGGCCTTCCCAGCGATGAAATCCTACCAGAAAACATTATCGTTGAATTCGCCAGACTGAGTGTTGATTATATTATAGA CATAATCATTTACCAACTCTCAAGAGATAAAGACAAGCCCGAAGACTGCTATCCAGCACCACTTATGACACCAACACAGCGGAAATTCCTGCGTTTATTGATTCAACTGGAACAGAAAAGGATAAACATTATTGAAAGGTTCTATTGTAGAATCCAATATTATGTATGTAGAAATG atatatctgtgaaagTGGGCATTCCATTGACCCGATTATTCATGGGCTTATGTCGACTTAGAGCAGACATTAACATGATGCGCACCTTTTGCTGTGAAGCCTTCTACTACGCGGGCGAGGTTGCCATACCAATTCTTTTTACCGTTTTAACTTCATGGGCCGATGTTATACCTCTATACTCAGAGGTTGATG TATATCCCATGGCGAAGGTACTAGTTCAGTTAGTGTATGTAATGAAAGGAAAAAAACCAGAATGCAACAGTTATGCTTTAAGAGATTTACTGGATAAATACTACGGCTATCCCAAAGAAAGAAGGGACTGTGACGAATTTTTCCAAGAAATTTACCAGCACTATTTAG aaaaacctTGCGAGTCCACCGAGTATGCTATAAGACTGTACCTCAAGCACAAGGATAAACCTTGGGCGTATAAGAAATTGAATGAATTGTTCAAACCGTTGATTTACAAGATACCGCcagaaaattcaaattttaaggcagcaaatataatattaattggtaaattattgaaatatttcaaCAGCGGAATGGAATTTGACAAAAAGTGTCTTGTAGAGATGAAGTTGTGGTTCGAAGGACTCTTGGAAG